Genomic DNA from bacterium:
ATATCCACCCGCTGGTACTTGAAGATATACTGAACACAGAGACTCGTCCGAAAATTGAGATAACCGACGATTATATATTTATTGCTATGAAGATGCTCACAAACAACAATCACGAAGACCAGATCGGTATCGAGCAGGTGAGCTTCATTCTCGGGAACAGTTTTGTTTTCAGCTTCCTTGAAAAATCAGACAGCATTTTTGCGCCAATCAATGAGCGAATAACAAACAATTATGGAAGGGTGAGGAAGCAGGCATCCGATTATTTATTCTACGCATTGATGGATATTGTTGTTGACCAGTACTATCTTGTGCTTGAACAGATAGAAGAAAAAATTGAACTGCTAGATGACGAAGTTATCCGAAGTGCCGACAGATCGCAGATCGAAAAAATTTATAATCTTAAAAACAAATTGCTGCTCACTCGCAGATCACTCTGGCCATTAAGAGAAATATTTTCAAGATTAATCAGAGAAGAATCAAAGCTGATCAACAAGAAAGTAATGCCGTATTTGCGTGACCTCCTTGACCACACAATACAGATAACAGAAACAATCGATGTGCAGCGTGAAATTACAAACGGTCTGATGGAAACACATCTTTCACTGATGAGCTATAAGATGAACGAGGTAATGAAAGTGCTTACTGTTATTGCAACGATATTCATCCCGCTTACA
This window encodes:
- the corA gene encoding magnesium/cobalt transporter CorA, with product MKKITDIPQNILEVPVNIIKHLTPGIKKKTTSKVGLPPGSIIHVGEKKIEKVKISLTEYDEKNVETCEINSVEEIDPYTDTPQVTWVNVCGLHDTELIKQIGEKFNIHPLVLEDILNTETRPKIEITDDYIFIAMKMLTNNNHEDQIGIEQVSFILGNSFVFSFLEKSDSIFAPINERITNNYGRVRKQASDYLFYALMDIVVDQYYLVLEQIEEKIELLDDEVIRSADRSQIEKIYNLKNKLLLTRRSLWPLREIFSRLIREESKLINKKVMPYLRDLLDHTIQITETIDVQREITNGLMETHLSLMSYKMNEVMKVLTVIATIFIPLTFIVGIYGMNFPNMPEMNWPWAYFALWGVMIGLSVLMLYFFKKKKWF